A single window of Eucalyptus grandis isolate ANBG69807.140 chromosome 1, ASM1654582v1, whole genome shotgun sequence DNA harbors:
- the LOC104457284 gene encoding F-box/LRR-repeat protein At3g59200 has product MPASMDSPSPKRLRSKNEDESADKDRISCLPDDVVGSILSLLRSREAQATCLLSRRWRHLSTCQVTNLDFDWSDLLDEMKGNPELAEKERARYVAWVDNVLHRHSEGFHLRRFALYFDLNISYKSHIDRWIRFALTKRVKILKLDFEPVCVKDLRRDCDPSRLPYPLGHEILMDVDIGCSRRAPGQSNFGWNSSSSWHVEFKYLEELYLNRVSVEEELIEQLLANCPVLERLVLEHSPTLNRLRVSGQSLKLKHLCIAYCKDLDRVEIYDTGLVSFTFMGCEIPVFGQAPATI; this is encoded by the exons ATGCCGGCGTCTATGGATTCTCCATCTCCAAAGAGGCTTCGCTCTAAAAATGAAGACGAATCTGCCGACAAG GATCGGATTAGCTGTTTGCCCGATGATGTTGTAGGCTCTATATTATCCCTTTTGAGATCTAGAGAAGCACAGGCGACTTGTCTTCTTTCCAGAAGATGGAGGCATTTGTCTACTTGTCAGGTCACCAACCTTGATTTCGACTGGTCTGACTTGTTGGACGAGATGAAAGGTAACCCTGAGTTGGCAGAAAAGGAGAGGGCAAGATACGTGGCATGGGTGGACAATGTCTTGCATCGTCACAGCGAAGGATTCCATTTGCGTAGATTTGCGTTATACTTTGACCTGAATATCTCGTATAAGTCTCACATCGACCGGTGGATTCGTTTTGCATTGACAAAACGAGTTAAAATTCTCAAACTAGATTTCGAGCCCGTGTGTGTGAAGGATTTGAGGCGTGATTGTGACCCTAGTCGCTTGCCATATCCATTGGGGCATGAGATACTAATGGATGTTGATATAGGGTGCTCACGACGAGCTCCGGGTCAAAGTAATTTTGGCTGGAACTCTTCTAGTTCTTGGCATGTTGAATTTAAGTATCTCGAAGAGCTCTACTTGAATCGAGTAAGTGTGGAGGAAGAACTCATTGAGCAACTACTTGCCAATTGTCCGGTTCTAGAGCGATTGGTTTTGGAGCATTCTCCTACTTTGAATAGGTTGAGAGTCTCTGGCCAATCACTGAAGCTGAAGCACTTGTGCATAGCATATTGTAAGGATCTTGATCGCGTCGAGATTTATGACACGGGCCTTGTGTCCTTCACTTTCATGGGATGTGAAATTCCTGTGTTTGGACAAGCTCCCGCAACTATCTGA